In a genomic window of Mucilaginibacter sp. KACC 22063:
- a CDS encoding ThuA domain-containing protein, protein MKTIFKSLLLLFIFVVTINCTAKVATSKPRVLVFSKTAGYHHKSIGPGMVAIAKLGAENNFDVDTTTDASKFTTDNLKQYAAVIFLSTTGDVLNDTQQDAFKQYIEAGHGFVGVHAATDTEYDWPWYGNLVGAYFKSHPAQQEATFNVVDRKFIATKHLPAVWKRFDELYNFKWLAPDLHVLITIDEKTYKGGENGDNHPMSWYHDYDGGRAFYTELGHTDESYQDPLYLKHLLGGIKYAMGKAK, encoded by the coding sequence ATGAAAACGATATTTAAAAGCCTGCTACTGTTATTTATTTTCGTTGTTACCATTAACTGCACAGCGAAAGTTGCTACAAGCAAACCGCGCGTGCTGGTATTTAGTAAAACAGCAGGCTACCATCATAAGTCTATCGGCCCGGGCATGGTAGCCATAGCCAAACTTGGAGCTGAAAACAACTTTGACGTTGATACCACAACAGATGCTTCTAAGTTTACTACAGATAACCTTAAGCAGTACGCTGCCGTAATTTTTCTAAGTACAACCGGCGATGTACTTAATGATACCCAACAGGATGCGTTTAAGCAATACATAGAAGCAGGACATGGTTTTGTAGGTGTACACGCAGCTACCGATACCGAATACGACTGGCCGTGGTATGGCAACCTGGTTGGCGCTTATTTCAAAAGTCACCCGGCACAGCAGGAAGCTACTTTCAATGTGGTTGATCGCAAATTTATCGCTACTAAACACCTGCCCGCTGTTTGGAAACGCTTTGACGAGCTTTACAATTTTAAATGGCTTGCGCCAGACCTGCACGTGCTGATCACCATTGATGAGAAGACTTATAAAGGCGGCGAAAACGGCGACAATCACCCGATGAGCTGGTACCATGACTACGATGGCGGCCGTGCTTTTTATACAGAACTTGGCCATACGGATGAATCATACCAGGATCCGTTGTACCTCAAACACCTTTTAGGCGGTATCAAATACGCAATGGGCAAGGCTAAATGA